The Paracoccus liaowanqingii genome window below encodes:
- a CDS encoding ABC transporter substrate-binding protein, whose protein sequence is MTVENCGQSVTFEAPPQNAVALGQNSAEIMLMLGLEDRMAATAFWPNTVLPELAEANAEVELLSVEFPSLESVLAVQPDFVAAMLVTLMGPDSKVAQREDFHSLGIPTYLSPSACSVTEVSTDIYGTRSELWTMDQLYKEISDLSRIFDVADRGESVIADLKARESALRGRFEDRDDLTFLFWFSSPSPEDDAYLAGGNGPSTYIAELLGGSNAVKAASEWPTLGWEGIMATDPTVIVAAQVDRKRWNLDEAENKIAFLESDPIVSQMEAVQKGRIVVMPGAATNASIQTLYGAEEVAEQLEALDLAE, encoded by the coding sequence ATGACGGTCGAGAACTGCGGGCAGTCCGTCACCTTCGAGGCTCCGCCGCAGAACGCCGTTGCGCTTGGTCAGAACAGCGCCGAGATCATGCTGATGCTGGGGCTCGAGGACCGCATGGCGGCGACGGCCTTCTGGCCCAACACGGTGCTGCCCGAGCTGGCAGAGGCGAACGCCGAGGTGGAGCTTCTGTCGGTCGAGTTTCCCTCGCTGGAATCGGTGCTGGCGGTGCAGCCCGACTTCGTGGCGGCGATGCTGGTCACGCTCATGGGTCCCGACAGCAAGGTCGCCCAACGCGAGGATTTTCACAGCCTGGGCATTCCCACCTATCTGTCCCCGAGCGCCTGTTCCGTGACGGAGGTCTCCACCGACATCTACGGCACCCGCTCCGAGCTCTGGACGATGGATCAACTCTACAAAGAGATCTCGGATCTGTCGCGGATCTTCGATGTCGCGGATCGGGGCGAGTCCGTTATCGCGGATCTGAAGGCGCGCGAGTCGGCCCTGCGCGGGCGATTCGAGGACCGCGATGACCTGACATTCCTGTTCTGGTTCTCCAGCCCGTCGCCCGAAGACGATGCCTACCTCGCCGGCGGCAACGGTCCGTCGACGTATATCGCGGAGCTTCTGGGCGGCTCGAACGCCGTCAAGGCCGCGTCCGAATGGCCGACCTTGGGCTGGGAAGGCATCATGGCGACCGACCCCACCGTGATCGTCGCGGCACAGGTCGACCGCAAGCGCTGGAACCTCGACGAGGCCGAGAACAAGATCGCCTTTCTCGAATCCGATCCGATCGTCAGCCAGATGGAGGCCGTGCAGAAGGGCCGCATTGTCGTGATGCCCGGTGCTGCGACCAATGCCAGCATCCAGACGCTCTACGGGGCCGAGGAGGTCGCCGAGCAGCTTGAGGCGCTCGACCTCGCGGAATGA